The sequence aaaaagaaatattccctgactgggaatcgaacccaatCCTAACCACTAGACCACCAGGGATTGTATAGGCCTTTGATGCAGTAACCCTACCCTGACCCACAATCCCCTATACTGGAAGAAGTGCAGCCAAATGGGGTCTCATATTTTAGTTTTGAAACAAGGTGACATCCATGGGTATTtagtatttaaattaaattatttttctgtacCGTGCCTTGGCAACCTATGAGGTCACATCATGtgcagcctttatttttttgtgatgttttaGTGAGTGTTAGcctaaaaaatacttttaattcCTCATTCTTTCATATTACCCCCTTTCAATATTGGTGGGTAAAAGTTACTTTTCTATGCTGCACTGGCTTATAAAAACTGTCCGATGCCTTTTCCTGACTgatgcagtttttattttgtttgaaatcTGAGTTGCTGatgcaaatgatttttttttttttttttgtcattctaAGGATTATAAcacataaaatagaaaaatatgagCTGCAGGTTATTTGATAGTAGTCACACTTTTATATAGAACAAGTAGTTAAGAATTACAAGATTATCTGCATTTTTACACCAAACCTCCCAAGGTTCATCTTATTTTTACTAAACTCATAAACATTAATAATGGTGTAGATCAGTGGTGTCTATACTTTCCACGCATGTCAAAATCAAGTAAAAAGTATGCGAGGGCCAAAACAAATacagatttttaaagaaatgatgaaatatgcaaaacagGGAGAGCTAGGTGTCTTCAAATTAGTTTTGTATTGTGGGAGAATATTTGCAAGTGTTAGGACCTCTGTTATGAAAAGACTCCATACTTTATCAGTGTCCACCCACACACTTCACAGGTTCCTTGAACAGCATGCCCGTGTATGTTTAGTATTGCTTTAACAGCTCTCCAACTATTTAACTTTTACCTACCTTCCTTTTCTGATCTTAAGTTTGTCTCTCTTTGACGTCTTTGTTCACACATACATCTGTTGGTAGATCTGCAGATTGAAGGTTAGAATATATCCTTTAACTCACCCTTATGGAGGCATTGGTCTCCATAAGGGGGGTCCTTTTTAGTGTTTGTTCCTATATCCACCCCTGCCCTCCTCCCTCTCACGTTCTTTGCTCCCATCTCTTATACATCTATTGTCTGCATTGCTGAAAAGACCCCTGCTGTTCTGACTCTGAGCAGTTTATTTAGGAGGGTAAACTGTGTTTACCCTCCTAAGTTTCCTTCGTTACAAGGCCACACCCACATTCAGAAAATGCAACAACTATTACataagaaaagcaaaaataaaggtcaATGACTTGACTACTGCCCTATAAGTTAATGATAATTTGTTTTTGGCAAGGGAGGATTCACACCAGTGTGGTGAGATGTATGAAAATCAACATGGTAATCCTGTGATTTGATGTATAAATTGATGTCTTCCCCTCAGTTGATCCCAAGCAGTCAGTGAGGTCTCCACCTCAGGATGGAGTCTTGACTCTCAACAAGAGGAGAGGAGCTGTTAAGCAGCCAAAGATTCATGCCATCAAAAACCATGAGTTTATTGCCACATTCTTCCATCAGCCCACCTTCTGCTCCGTCTGCAAAGATTTCGTCTGGTGAGACAACAGTTTTCAACCTTTGTCACATATCACTAaacctgtttttcattttatcaagttacaaacacaaacttcactgtattttattgggatttaatgtgatagacacAAAGTTACACATAATTTTGAATTGTAAGAAAAATTGTACATGGTGTCCTAATATTTTTGGAAAGACAATATGAAAACTAGCATATAGTTTTTATTCAGTCCTACTTAGTGAATAttttgttgaaccacctttttAAAATTACAGTTTGAACTTGTTGGAGTATGTCCCTACTAGCACTGcacatctggaaactgaaatgTCCTCCAAAATGAATGGAAAGCATTTGTGAAAAACCATTTTTAAGATAGGCCCCTGATTCTTTATTGGATTTATATCCAGACTTTGACTTGGTCATTGTAatagttttgtttaaaacaatagCTGTCCATCTAGACTAACCAGACCAATCACTGTTTTGGTAGAAATAATATTACCACATGGCAAATCATTTACAAATAGATGTATTAGAGTCATGGAAAACCAACTGAACCAATATGTGTTATATGCATGCTCCTAAGTCTGTGTAATTGAAAAATTGAGTGAAAAAggcatgttcaaaataatagcagtgtGGAGTTCAATTACTGATTCATTCATTGTCTGAAGAAATAGGCACCAATCAGGTGGCCCTTATTAAGGATAATGCCAGCACATGTACATGTTTTTGTCTCTGAAAACCTGACAAAAATAGGTAGTTCCTGGCATTGTTCAGAAGAACAGCGTTGGTTGATTAAGATGTTTGATTGGAAAGGGGAAAACGTATAAAGTAGTGCAAAAAAATGCTAGGTTGCTGGGTTAAAATGATCTTCAGTGCTTTGAAATTAAAAGCAAAACCCTAGAGAAGTTGTAGAAAGCGAAAGACTACTTTTCAAAACAATCAAAGAATAACCGGAATGGCAAAAAACCAGCCAAAAATCAACTCCAGGGTGATCTAAGAAGGTCTGAAGTTAACAGTGAGTATTGTGACGGTTAGAAGATGCCTGTGTGAAGTTAATCTATCAGCAAGAAGCCCCCGCAATGTTccactgttaaaaaaacaaaaaaccatgaCAGTTTGTCAGACGTCCCCCAAACAATGAATTAAAGTTCCCTCTGAAAACAGTGAAGATTGGTGGTTcaagcatcatgatgtggggatgttTCTCTTACTATGGTGTCAGGCCTATTTATCACACACAAGGGATCATGCATCAGTTTGCATATAATCAAAATACTTGTCGAGGCCACGTGGCCTTATGCCGAATAGGAAATGCCCTTGAAATGGATGCTTCAACAAGACCGTGACTCCAAACACACCACTAAGCGAGGAGCATCTTGGTTCTGGAGCAGCCAGCCTAATCTCCGGACCTTTGAACCGATTAAAAACTTGTGTAGTGAGACCTAAAATGCTGTTTCTGTGGCAAACCGAGAAATTCAGCGGAATTGTGGAGTGTTGTCAAATCATCCTGGGCTGGAATACCGGTTCACATGTGCCAAAGGTTGGTCGTCTTGTGAATCAGTTCTCAGAAACAGaggttattcaattcaattcaattcaaaaatactttattaatcccaaagggaaattaaatgttgttgtagctcatattatgaaggtttcctcaaagagccgttgtagatgctgatggctgtgagcaggaaggatctcctgtagtgctccgtcttacagcagatctgaagaagcctctgactgaagacactgttgttgtaggacagtctcatgaagaggatgctcagggttctccataatgttcttcattttatgaagaatccgtctttccacaatgatctccagaggttccagaggagtccccagaacagaaccagccttttttatcagcttgttgagcttttttaagtccctggctctgatgcagcttccccagcagatgatggtagaagagatcacactctccacaacagacttatagaagatatgcagcatcttgctgcacacaccgaaggacctaagcttcctcaagaagtacagtctgctctgtcccttcttgtagattgcttcacagttgcatctccactctagtctgttgtccaggtgaacactgaggtatttatactcctccaccacctccacttcttctcccatgatagaaatagtttttgacttattcctgtttctcttaaaatctacaatcatctcctttgttttagtcacgttcaaaatgagatgattgtttccacattatgccacaaagcggtccaccaccttcctatactcagcttcttgtccatctctgatgcaccccacgactgcagaatcatccgagtatttctgcagatgacaggagtctgtcttgtactggaagtctgaggtgtacagagtgaaaaggaatggtgagagtacagtcccctgtggtgctcctgtgctgctgactacctggttagactcacaacccttcagtctcacaaactgtggtctgtttgtcgggtagtctttgatccaggagattgttggggcctccacctgagtcttctagagtttctgacaaagcaaatcaggttggattgtattaaatgcactggagaaatcaaagaacatgatcctcacagtgctactggctttgtccagatgacagtgggtttgttgaagcaggtgtatgatggcatcttcaactccaactccacagcgataagcaaactgaagggggtcctgatggtttactgtttgcttactcaggtgggccaacaggagtctctctaggaccttcatgatatgagatgtcagggcaacaggtttATAGTccttgaggactgatgggtgagttttctttggtaccggaacaagacaggaggtcttccacaacaccggaaccttcttctgggccaggctaaggttgaagaggtgctacAGAAtctcacagagctgctctgcacaggccttcaggactctagggctgacaccatctggacctgcagccttattccgattcagtctctccagttgtctcttcacctgacttcttgagacacacaggtggaagggggaagcaaaggaagcatcagcatcttctgatatggttgaaggcaaacatgtagaagcagaagggtctagggctgaggtggaagataaaaaatgtgaggtgttactggacagctgtgggtcctgtgggtcaaaggaagatggaatgtctgtttggctgtgagcaggagaggaggatgcgaagcttgtttctgaactgaacctattgaagaatgtgttcagttcattggctctgtccagacctccattggtctgatcatccttctgcttgaagcctgtgatcttcttcatccctgtccacacatctctgatattgttttgctggagcttgctctccagcttcttcttttacacctccttgctgtctcttatcttgactttaagttgcttctgtataatcctcattaattctctgtctccctctctgaaggctctttttttcttgttaagcaggtccttcaggtcattggtgatccaaggtttgttattggggaagcatctcacggttctggtggggatgatgttatccacacagaagtttatatagtcggttacacactcagtcatggcattgatgtcctctccatgtggatggcacagtgcgtcccaatctgtagcctcaaagcaaccttgcagagcttcttcagcttcctgtgaccattttctcacagtcctctttattacaggttggctctgaacaaggggcttatatttcgagcagagaaaaacaagattgtgatctgatttgcctagaggaggtcttgctgtagagatgtatgagtccttgacatttgcataaaacaaatccaatgttttgttttctctggtagagcagctgacaaattgttgaaacgttggaagtgtagcagagagtgaagcatggttaaaatcaccagaaattgccacaaaagcattggggttttgtgtctgtagcttagcaacaactgagctgatggcatcacatgcagtgtcagcaacagcggaaggtggaacgtaaactgttgccaaaataacactggtgaactctctgggtaaataatatggacgaaaacttactgccaacagttcaatatctggactgcagagttgacacttcacagttgcatgtcctggattacaccatctgttgttcacaagtactgccagtccacctcctttacatttgccgctcctctttaaatctctgtctgctcgtatggttaaaaagcccggcggAGAGACTCTGGAGTCgaggatatgatcctgcagccatgtctcagtaaaacacatgatactgcatgcctggtactctggctgggtcctttgtagggcttggagttcatccaacttgtttcccaacgatctcacattgcccatgaaaatcgacggaagagatggtttgaacttcctccttctctctcttctcttagctcctgctctgcatccacggtgtctccttttcaactcatcagggatttggggttgtagctgaagtattatttgagcttttgagatattaatcagctgctcccggttgtaagaaacaaccccgttgccatggcaatgcatcataacaaatttccaaaaatagaaagtattaagaaaaatcctccaagctgcacagcatccgacactggagtggacagtcatccaaaaaaaatcaactgtatccaccacaagaggaatagttcccaaaaaagaataaatcagaatcaaaagtaacagagctactccaacctgctgccaccttgagcggcgcaattctagaatataTAACTACAACTACATATTAGTTTAGTGAGTCCCAGGATTGATAAATCCTAAAAAGTGTTCAGTTTATTGAGTAAATATCTaagtttgtaaagaaaaatgctgacaCTATTTTGTTGAACAGCCCAATGTTTATTTCCTCCATGGTTTCTTTAGAATATGATGTGCAACGTTCCCACtgcatggaaataaaaactattgTAATCATTTTGAGCTTTACTCACGTTTTTAAAGACACTGCCATTGTTTTGAACGCAAcagtatgctttgatctaaaactttttaaaagggAATGAATAATTTTACAAGACGCCATGCATGCATGACCCAGTAAAATTGCATGTCTGCTTGTTTCTCAACAATTGAGCTGTAAAGTCGGAGGAATCCCATGATGAAAAAGAGTCACTGTTTTGGAAAATCCCACAAGGCCGTCAGCTCATCCTCCAGCAATGGCAGCATTGCCAATCTGTCCAGATGGAGGAGGAAATTCTTTCTCTTTAGAGACAGGCAACAggaaatgtgttgctttttttgaGCCTGTGTGTTTGATAGTGACCTTTTATTTACagcttttcagttttattattcCTTATTCTTAGTTTTGCCAATAATAAATGCAAAACCATTGAGCACACCCATTACCGTGTTCGCTGCATTTGGAGACTTTATCCAGTCTTCATCCAAAACGTTTTCATCATGTCAGTAAGGTAGAAATCTACAGTCTAATGCAAGAAAATCCTAGTGTGACGGTCATTGCAGTTACTTTAGTCCACaagcattaaaatatttagccTGTTCatcattcatattttctttctttatatcCCTCTTTCATACAGGGGCCTCAACAAGCAAGGCTACAGATGCAAACGTAAGGGGCTTTTATACTCATCTCTtaatttttccacatatttgccCTTTTAGACATTTATAACCCAGACTTTATTCCTCGCATCTAAGTTAACATTATATCTCACCATGTTTTTAACCCAGAATGCAATGCAGCCATCCACAAGAAGTGCATTGAAAAAATCATCTACAAGTGCactaaaacagcaacaaataGTCGTGACACTATGGTGAgcaatgtttatattttccagCTTTCATGCAAAATGTCAACATCAGATTTGGCAACAACAGTGAggctcattttgtttttcaaatgccAGCCCTTATTAATATTAAGCTTTCCAATCTGTGGTTTCTGTAATGAGTTGTAAATTCTTCAGCAGCACatcagtttttattcattaaaccaGTAAAAATATGAGCTGTTGTAGTCTGTAGAGTTTAATTTTGACTGTTATCTGCTTGAAAGTCAAATCTGACACTTTCTAATTTGGTTGTGTGCAGTTCCAGAGGGAGCGCTTCAATGTTGATATGCCGCATCGCTTCAAGACGTACAACTACAAGAGCCCCACCTTCTGCGACCACTGTGGCAGTCTGCTGTGGGGTCTCATCAAACAAGGCCTTAAATGCAATGGTGAATCTTATAAATAACTTGTTTTCATCAGGACTTTATATACATTTGTCTTTGTCTTCCTATTCTGCCACAGCTCTAACATCGTCACTTTTAATGTATCTCCCATCTACTGCATTTTGTTCACGCTGCTGAGCAGACTGTAACATGAATGTCCATAGTGCCTGTGAAAGGAAAGTGGCCAATCTGTGTGGAGTGGACCAGAAAATGTTGGCAGAAGTTCTGTCTCTAATTGCCCAGGTTAGTGGAACATTTAGCTTTgtccttttgttgttttttattttaaatctatgtTGATGCTTATCCAAACTACATTTTTCACTGCAGGATAGTAACAAGAAACAAGATGAGTCTAATGACAATGGACCAGAAATTGGGATTTATCAGGACAGAAGTTCAATTTCAGAACCTAGTGGTAAGACATGTACAGTCTAAGACGAGCTCTTGGGGCAAGTTGAGTTAAAAATAGAGCCATCCTCCTTGTATTGTTGCTCATCATGtgcttgatttgttttatatatacactatattgccaaaagtattgggtcacaccaccaaatcaatgaactCCAGTGTTCCAGTTatttccatggctgcaggtgtataaaatgTGATGTGGAGAAACTTTGACTGGCCTGCagagagtcctgacctcaactttCTTGAACACAAATTGAGAGTGCAGTTCTGCAATTCTAGTTTTCTCATCTATGAACACACACCTGAACCTtgtgatgtttacagaatagttaaagttgcttttGCTGGAAACactgggtccatcaacaaattggaccttaaaGATTAAGAATaagacatcatcaaagcccatgtacatgtaaaagtacaGAAATACTTTAGGCAATATTGTGTATATTCTTGAATTGCTAGGCTTAGTCAAGAATTTGCATGGATATTTGCACCCAGCTTTGCATATTCATTTACTCAAAGTGTCTAAATGTGGGTTTTCAGCggatggaaaagacaacagtgTGAGGCTGGACCCGCCCCCAGGTCCAACACCCCCACCATGCCTACACCTCACCTTGAACCACCTGTTGTTCCACAAGGTGCTGGGAAAAGGTAGCTTTGGCAAGGTATGCACTGCTTTGTTCATCTGTAAACCATATCCTTCCCTTAACATGAGGGCTCTGTGAAGTAAACCTGCCTATGCGTCCCTGACACCCTGCCACCAGGTGATGCTGGCAGAACTGAAGGGAAAGGGAATATTCTTTGCTGTGAAAGCCCTAAAGAAGGATGTGGTTCTCATGGATGACGATATTGAGTGCACCATGGTGGAGAAAAGAGTCCTGAGCCTTGCGTGGAACAACCCTTTCCTTACTCACCTCTACTCTACATTCCAGACTACAGTAAGAACATGCCTACTTTACAGTTCCCAAAGTTTTCCTACTCTTTTTAACTTTCATATTTAACCCATGAAAACCCCAACAATTATAGAACATTAGTTATACAAACATAAttttgaagaccaaggagcacagcaggaATAAAGTTTTGgataagtttaaagcagagttgggttataaaacaatatcccaggcTTGGAATATCACGCAGTGTTCTGTTCAGTCCATTATCTGAACTTGGAAAGACGATGGATCAACTGCAGAACTACCAAGAGATGGGGGTCAGAGAAGTCCAAGGTTAATGGAGCGATAGATGGCGCTAAATACAGGGGAATCCTGGAAGAAATTTTAAGAGGCTGCAAAGACTATTCAGATggtagaatgacccagtcaaagtccacacctaaatccaGTTAACTATTCATGGCAAGACTTGGAAAAATACTGTTCACAGGTGCTCCAGTCTAACTCCGCTAAAGACATTTTgccaaaaagaaaattttaattctTTAGAGTTGCAATGCGGGAGACATACACTTCCAAACTTTCAGCTattaattaaagcaaaaggtggttctgcaaagtattgattCCATACTAAATACAAAAGCATGGCACACTTTTAGATAttcatttacaaacaaaattgaaaacaatgtatgttttcttctacttcacaattttgcactactttgtgttgtgctggtctatcaaaTACAATCGTAATAAAATACATATAGGTTTGTGCTTGTAACctgatacttttgcaagggatTGCACATCTCAGTCTAGTTTACACAGGTTTCTTTACCTGTATCATACTCTCTAGTGAGGAATATACTGAAGCTATAGCTGGCagttaaatattgttttcacaGGAGCACCTCTTCTTCGTGATGGAGTTCCTCAACGGAGGCGACTTGATGTTTCACATTCAAGACAAAGGCCTCTTCGATATCAACAGAGCTACGTGAGTACACCCCAAGATTTGACGTAATGAGCAGATTGAAAACTGTGTCTCGGTCAACATAAAATGGTTTGACTTTCACTCTTAGATTCTATGCAGCTGAGATAGTCGTAGGACtgcagtttcttcattcaaaaGGAATTGTCTACAGGTAGGACTCTGCAGCCTCTCTGCTCTTCTGTCTGTGTTCTGTCAAGCCCGTAGCTACAGTATAGCagattgtaaaataattttattaagtATATTTTACGTATGTTTTATCTGCAGAGATTTGAAGCTGGACAATGTTATGCTAGACAGTGATGGACACATAAAAATAGCAGATTTTGGCATGTGCAAAGAGAACATCTCCACAGAGAACAAAGCCGGTACATTTTGTGGTACCCCAGATTATATTGCACCTGAGgtaagttttttatttcttctaaacaaatattttcatgaTATATGTTatatgatatgatatatgtgatcataatatttctgatatttaatttaaaaactcaCTGGCaaagcaagtttatttatatagcacatttcttcacatGGTGAAACAAAGTACTTTGCTgtgactaaaaaataaaaaagtacattgcaaaattttatgaattttaatattttggggCTGCATGAGCCCCCTGTACGAAAATCTAATGTGTTAACCCATTCATTGATGCACTGtgctttcatttatttgtgttattctatttgtaaatgtgtgtatgCCTCCTGGTGGCTGTTAAgaatattgcatgcaacactAAACCATTTCCACTTGCCTCTTCTATCTCAGATCCTGCTTGGACAGAGGTACACATTCTCAGTGGACTGGTGGTCATTTGGTGTGCTAGTCTATGAAATGCTGATTGGTCAGTCACCATTCCAAGGTGACAGTGAGGACGAGTTGTTTGATTCCATCAGGACCGATATCCCTAACTACCCCGGGTGGCTCAGCAAGGAATCAAAGAGCCTGCTTCAGCAGGTGAATAATTCGTAGTGTTCTGGCTAATATCACAGATACTATGTTTCTGTTGTCCTTCTAATTCAGTTATTTGCCTCCTGTCTTTCTTTCAGTTGTTTGTGCGAGATCCAAGCTGCAGGTTGGGCGTGGTTGGCAACATGCGAGAGCACCCTTTCTTTAAATCCATCAACTGGTCGGCACTGGAGAAGAGACAAGTGGAGCCACCTTTCAAGCCCAAAGTGGTATGAGAGTATAGTTTGTGGGCTTCTTGCATATTTTAGACTTACATTACAGCTGATAAAAGCCTAAAATTCAGTTCCTAGGACATTAGAATATTccagtgaaataaataaatggcagtCAGCGAGTATCAAAGCTTCCTGGGTTCGCGCCACAACTGTCACATTTCTTGGATGAGGCCACTTCTGAGCCAGATACAATGgcagaagcatcttacctgaaCTAAAGTGAAAAAGGACTGAACTATAGCTCAAAGTCCACTCTTTagattaaaattaaatgttgcttttcatttagaaataaagGTCGCATGGTCTGAAGGAGTGGAGAGATGCAGAATCTAAGCTTCATGAGGTTCAGTTTGAAGTTTTCACAATCAGTGTTGATATGGGGAGCAATTTCCCCTGCTGGATATGGTCCGCTAAGTTTTATTAAGTTAAAACTTAACCCCCATTGAAAATATGTGGTCTAGtttcaagaggaagatgagagacatcaGATGTAATGCTAGTATTAAAGCAACCTAGGCCTCCTtgacacctcagcagagccacagggtGATTGTTGCCATGCCGCACCATCTTGGTCTAGTAGTTCGTGGAAAAGGAGCACTGATTATTGAACTTGATATcactgtctttttttattggtctcaagttattattttagtttttatgagAACCTGACACTTGACACAAATCACCTGGTAGTAAATCTGAGTTGCACttgttgaattgaattgttgaaACAAATTAACTTTATGAATGATATTCTACTTTGTCGAGATGCAGCTGTGTATGCATTTGTCCTGAATACTGGTTATTTTAAAACTCATTCCTTTTTCTCGCGTGTACAGAAGTCTCCCGGCGACTACAACAACTTTGATCGGGAGTTCCTCAACGAGAAGCCCCGTCTGACCCAGGGTGATAAAAAGTTACTTGCAACCATGGACCAGAATGCATTCAAAGGCTTTTCGTTCATCAACCCCAAACTGGAAAAAGTGTTGACAAATTGAAAAAGCAAAAGTCGgtggaaacaaacattttagctCAGGACAAGGAAATAGGCTCTTATAATATTCTGTTTATCTTCCTGCGGTGTTGGGGCAACTGACGTTGAGCCTGATTGTAACATTTATGGCTCCTCTGATAGAGGAGGAGATAAAGAAAAATGCCGAGGTGTTTACTGAAGATGTGTGTAATCTTCTCTCAGCTGTCAAACTGCACAGGTTTCTAACAGTGtaaagcttaaaaaaataagGGAGATTCTTAAACCAGTGTCACATATGTTTATACTAAGGGGGTACAAATCAATCATACGTTTAGTCTTTGCTGTTCAGTCATGTTCTCTTCTGATCACCCTTAGATTTATGTGAATCATTCAGTGTCCTGTATCACAAGTCTTAAATTCACAGGGTAACACattgattttgtcaaacaaTAACCCTGTACAAACCTGACAGTGTACATGCAAACAAAGGGAGTTGAAGGTAGTACACACTATTTGTTGCACTTTTTGCACTCTGGTAATAGATAAACAATGTAAGGATGTTTGTGTGGATATGCTTTTTTAGATGAAAAGTGGTGCCAGTACTATTGTTTGTTGATGAATAAATACTCAGCTGGTTCAGCCCGTGCAGAAGAAAATGTTCTATAAAAGTGCAGATAGCTTAAATCTGTTCTGAAGTGAAGAATTTATGCCATAAAAATTTAACTGGAAGTGCTTTCCTcagtgtcattttttttaacatttttctgtttttaatattttattttcaggctTCCTCTCCTTATATAAAACAAGTATAAAGCATCACATTGTGTATTAAGATAAAGTACTCCAAGCAAAATTCTGCAAAATTACAATGGAACTCACTGGAAGAAGTCGCAGTGCATGTGTAATGTTGCACCTGTAGATCCATATGCAAAGAAGGAtgttattttagaaaatatatgTATGTTACAATATGTAAATGTTGGGAtttaacaggaaaataatacaacTCTGTATAAAC comes from Girardinichthys multiradiatus isolate DD_20200921_A chromosome 20, DD_fGirMul_XY1, whole genome shotgun sequence and encodes:
- the LOC124857408 gene encoding protein kinase C delta type-like — translated: MAPFLRITLTAYEMGALPTMDSTPICAIRIKESVSTERGRTLVQKKPTMFPSWRSCFDAHIYEGRVIEVILMKSTEEPLAKAAMNVSALTERCRVSKSKNNSEFWMDLHPSGRIQITLQYFLEDTDIVDPKQSVRSPPQDGVLTLNKRRGAVKQPKIHAIKNHEFIATFFHQPTFCSVCKDFVWGLNKQGYRCKQCNAAIHKKCIEKIIYKCTKTATNSRDTMFQRERFNVDMPHRFKTYNYKSPTFCDHCGSLLWGLIKQGLKCNDCNMNVHSACERKVANLCGVDQKMLAEVLSLIAQDSNKKQDESNDNGPEIGIYQDRSSISEPSADGKDNSVRLDPPPGPTPPPCLHLTLNHLLFHKVLGKGSFGKVMLAELKGKGIFFAVKALKKDVVLMDDDIECTMVEKRVLSLAWNNPFLTHLYSTFQTTEHLFFVMEFLNGGDLMFHIQDKGLFDINRATFYAAEIVVGLQFLHSKGIVYRDLKLDNVMLDSDGHIKIADFGMCKENISTENKAGTFCGTPDYIAPEILLGQRYTFSVDWWSFGVLVYEMLIGQSPFQGDSEDELFDSIRTDIPNYPGWLSKESKSLLQQLFVRDPSCRLGVVGNMREHPFFKSINWSALEKRQVEPPFKPKVKSPGDYNNFDREFLNEKPRLTQGDKKLLATMDQNAFKGFSFINPKLEKVLTN